Proteins encoded by one window of Cyclobacteriaceae bacterium:
- a CDS encoding carboxypeptidase-like regulatory domain-containing protein, which yields MKKSLQLTIPKPCHENWNAFTPTRKGGFCQSCSKEVVDFTRYTDEQVKDYFKSRPQNTCGRFRPNQLKTYMVVEPKATPRLGWLSLFLGGIMLFFTSRFTQAQSSPKTNTEQIHVKGELNQSTSTTRKLRITGVVNSLEDGTPLPGVNVIQKGTVNGTVTDANGEFELQIAKLTGTEVLVFSFIGLKTIEYPLGTTQPTQNITIEMEMDIVALGEVIMGGVGTRKISFRRLWWKIKGLF from the coding sequence ATGAAAAAATCGTTACAACTCACCATTCCCAAGCCTTGCCACGAAAACTGGAATGCTTTTACCCCCACCCGCAAAGGCGGTTTTTGCCAAAGTTGCAGTAAGGAAGTGGTCGATTTTACCCGATACACCGATGAACAGGTAAAAGATTATTTCAAGTCACGGCCGCAAAATACCTGCGGAAGATTCCGGCCGAATCAATTAAAGACCTACATGGTAGTTGAACCAAAGGCCACACCTCGTCTGGGTTGGTTGTCCTTGTTTCTTGGCGGCATCATGCTTTTCTTCACTTCCCGCTTCACGCAGGCACAAAGTTCACCCAAAACCAACACCGAGCAAATTCATGTGAAGGGAGAATTGAATCAGTCAACAAGCACTACAAGAAAACTGCGCATTACTGGTGTAGTTAATTCATTGGAAGATGGCACCCCACTGCCAGGAGTTAATGTGATACAAAAAGGTACAGTTAATGGCACTGTCACGGATGCAAACGGGGAATTTGAATTGCAGATCGCGAAGCTTACCGGCACCGAAGTGCTGGTATTTTCTTTTATTGGTTTAAAGACGATTGAGTATCCATTGGGAACCACTCAACCAACTCAAAACATAACAATAGAAATGGAAATGGATATAGTCGCACTTGGAGAAGTAATAATGGGTGGTGTGGGTACCCGCAAAATCAGCTTTCGCAGATTGTGGTGGAAAATCAAAGGATTGTTTTAA
- a CDS encoding flavin reductase — MNQISSSEISSWSRFYRGNFINSLSGFKPVGLIGTISETGQTNLAIFSNIVHLGADPALVGYVNRPLEAAPHTIANIQKTGVYTINHIHEEILSRAHQTSAKYPEYVSEFDAVGLTPQFVEGIKAPFVQESRVKYALALREVIPISRNNTFFVIGEIQSVLLDSSFITADGFLALERAGSLCSLGLDAYYNPTRLARYAYAKADQPLKQIG, encoded by the coding sequence ATGAATCAAATATCCTCATCTGAAATATCATCCTGGTCGCGTTTTTATCGGGGAAATTTTATCAACTCACTTTCCGGATTTAAGCCGGTAGGTCTGATTGGCACCATCAGTGAAACAGGACAAACAAATCTGGCTATATTCAGCAACATCGTTCACCTGGGTGCAGATCCTGCTTTGGTGGGCTACGTAAACCGGCCGCTGGAAGCCGCACCCCATACCATAGCCAACATTCAGAAAACGGGTGTGTATACCATTAATCACATCCATGAAGAAATTCTGTCGAGGGCGCATCAGACCAGTGCCAAATATCCGGAGTACGTAAGTGAATTTGATGCGGTTGGCTTAACGCCTCAATTTGTTGAAGGCATTAAAGCACCTTTTGTTCAGGAAAGTCGGGTGAAGTACGCGCTTGCACTTCGTGAGGTTATTCCCATTTCCAGGAACAATACTTTTTTTGTGATCGGTGAGATTCAATCGGTTTTATTGGATTCATCCTTCATCACAGCGGATGGCTTTTTGGCGTTGGAAAGGGCTGGATCATTATGCAGCCTGGGGTTGGATGCGTATTACAATCCAACACGGTTGGCCAGATATGCTTATGCCAAGGCTGATCAACCTCTGAAGCAAATTGGTTAA
- a CDS encoding RDD family protein has translation MTREDHLKFCTVCQLKDFDARQGVICSLTGKQADFEGSCPTFKPTAEADIHTTPYDYPSTAINVDSRMASAGKRFANHIVDTIVVYFLAFLSGFILAIGTELTTPGYIDNVDENDPGFTAVSYLLGFSVFFVYYTLMESVFGVTVGKLITGTRVVDKHGRVPKTSTIMLRTLSRFVPFEAFSFLGSARGWHDSWTDTWVVDKN, from the coding sequence ATGACACGAGAAGATCACCTAAAATTCTGTACAGTTTGTCAGCTCAAAGATTTTGATGCACGACAAGGCGTTATTTGTTCCCTTACTGGTAAGCAAGCCGACTTTGAAGGCAGTTGCCCTACATTCAAGCCGACTGCTGAAGCGGATATACATACAACTCCATACGACTATCCGTCAACAGCCATCAACGTTGACAGTAGGATGGCTTCAGCTGGAAAGCGATTTGCCAATCATATTGTAGATACTATCGTTGTATACTTTCTTGCTTTTCTGTCTGGTTTTATTTTGGCAATAGGAACGGAGCTAACTACGCCTGGTTATATTGATAATGTAGATGAAAACGATCCTGGATTTACTGCAGTCTCTTATTTATTAGGTTTCTCCGTCTTTTTCGTTTACTACACTTTAATGGAATCTGTTTTTGGCGTTACCGTTGGGAAGCTGATTACCGGAACCCGAGTGGTCGACAAACATGGCCGAGTTCCAAAAACGTCAACGATCATGCTCCGTACCTTATCGAGGTTTGTGCCCTTCGAAGCTTTTTCCTTTTTAGGTAGTGCGCGAGGTTGGCACGACAGTTGGACAGATACCTGGGTAGTGGACAAGAACTGA